One segment of Streptomyces roseifaciens DNA contains the following:
- a CDS encoding helix-turn-helix domain-containing protein: MPPRNDEHTGARIARARKVRRLTQRELSDLAHVSYSALTKVEQGALPASPSVIGALARALSLPVTELTGQPYLDELRADQLDGLIQPIREALDVYDLGPDPDVTPRPPAELEAHADELCAMVRATNIKQVAAALPGLIHEATTAAHASPGDRSWRVLASTYRTAYDVTTKLGFLDLCTVALDRLEWAAQRASDPVLGGMRQYLRALAYLRASDYRTGKRLVRLGMSTLAQAEAGRVRDVVTGQLHLGAAVLAGRDKDGDAATGHLDEARRIAERTGEAGKVHWLSFGPTNVGAHHVSVLAELDRYPEAVRAAEETAIPDAWPPSRRAHHYTEVARAELWTGRTDAAFRNLQLARKVAPQQTRYHPTVRETFAGLESAKRRMPETFSNYGAWLGR; this comes from the coding sequence ATGCCCCCGCGCAATGACGAGCACACCGGCGCGCGCATCGCCCGCGCGCGCAAGGTCCGGCGCCTGACCCAGCGCGAGTTGTCGGACCTGGCCCACGTCTCCTACAGCGCCCTGACCAAGGTCGAGCAGGGCGCCCTGCCCGCGAGCCCGTCGGTCATCGGGGCGCTGGCCCGGGCGCTGTCCCTGCCCGTCACCGAACTGACCGGCCAGCCCTACCTCGACGAACTGCGGGCGGACCAGCTGGACGGGCTGATCCAGCCGATCCGGGAGGCGCTGGACGTCTACGACCTCGGGCCCGACCCGGACGTCACGCCCCGCCCCCCGGCAGAGCTGGAGGCACATGCCGACGAGCTGTGCGCCATGGTCCGCGCGACGAACATCAAGCAGGTCGCCGCCGCCCTGCCGGGGCTGATCCACGAGGCCACCACGGCGGCGCACGCCTCCCCCGGCGACCGCAGCTGGCGCGTCCTGGCCAGCACGTACCGGACGGCGTACGACGTGACCACGAAGCTCGGCTTCCTCGACCTCTGCACGGTCGCGCTGGACCGGCTGGAGTGGGCCGCGCAGCGCGCCTCGGACCCGGTTCTCGGCGGGATGCGCCAGTACCTGCGGGCCCTGGCCTACCTCCGCGCCAGCGACTACCGCACGGGCAAGCGGCTCGTACGGCTCGGCATGTCCACCTTGGCGCAGGCCGAGGCGGGGCGGGTGCGCGACGTCGTCACGGGCCAGCTGCACCTGGGCGCCGCCGTGCTCGCGGGCCGCGACAAGGACGGGGACGCCGCCACGGGGCATCTGGACGAGGCGCGGCGGATCGCGGAGCGCACCGGGGAGGCGGGGAAGGTGCACTGGCTGTCCTTCGGGCCGACCAACGTCGGGGCGCACCACGTGAGCGTCCTCGCCGAACTGGACCGGTACCCGGAGGCCGTGCGCGCAGCCGAGGAGACGGCGATCCCCGATGCCTGGCCGCCGTCCCGCCGGGCACACCACTACACCGAGGTCGCCCGGGCCGAGCTCTGGACCGGCCGCACGGACGCCGCCTTCAGGAACCTGCAGCTGGCCCGGAAGGTGGCGCCGCAGCAGACGCGCTACCACCCGACGGTGCGGGAGACGTTCGCGGGGCTGGAGTCGGCGAAGCGGCGGATGCCCGAGACGTTCAGCAACTACGGGGCCTGGCTGGGCAGGTGA
- a CDS encoding MFS transporter produces the protein MTDTTVLRTPWRPLSVLLVGVFMAVLDTFIVLVAAPAIQDDLGATDADVQLILAGYQLTYATALITSARLGDLLGRKRMFLAGAGVFTLASVACAAAPGAGGLIGARLVQGLGAAMMFPQVFSMIQVLVPAEGRARAFGVLGAVIGMAGVSGQLLGGFLVSADLFGSSWRPVFWVNVPVGAVTLALAAAYVPESRGASVRGAGGPSGARLDLRGAAVLTAALFLLVVPLVEGREAGWPWWTWLSLAGSALAFTAFAQVERRTEAAGGAPLIRLGLLRERAFALGMALVLLAYSGINSFFLVLSLTVQDGLGMSPLGAALVYLPFAAAFFAGSMAAGRSGRSTLPSGVAVAAVGFAVTIAVTWSAGAHLSGWLLAPCLLLIGAGYGLFVTPLVGFVLSRIAPEETGMASGILSTGQQVGGAVGVAVVGVLYYGTLGGAEGAVPYGHALAAALGFDVALCGLIFWLLRGSGLPERR, from the coding sequence ATGACTGACACGACTGTCCTGCGAACTCCCTGGCGGCCCCTGTCCGTTCTCCTCGTCGGCGTGTTCATGGCGGTGCTGGACACGTTCATCGTGCTCGTGGCGGCACCGGCCATCCAGGACGATCTGGGGGCGACGGACGCCGACGTCCAGCTGATCCTGGCCGGCTACCAGCTCACGTACGCGACGGCGCTGATCACCAGCGCCCGGCTGGGCGACCTCCTCGGCCGCAAGCGGATGTTCCTGGCGGGGGCGGGGGTGTTCACGCTGGCGTCGGTGGCGTGCGCCGCCGCGCCCGGGGCGGGCGGGCTGATCGGTGCGCGCCTGGTCCAGGGTCTGGGCGCGGCGATGATGTTCCCGCAGGTCTTCTCGATGATCCAGGTGCTGGTGCCCGCGGAGGGGCGGGCGCGGGCGTTCGGGGTGCTGGGGGCGGTCATCGGCATGGCGGGCGTCAGCGGCCAGCTGCTGGGCGGCTTCCTGGTCTCCGCCGACCTCTTCGGCAGCTCGTGGCGCCCGGTGTTCTGGGTCAACGTCCCGGTGGGCGCGGTGACGCTCGCGCTGGCGGCGGCGTACGTACCGGAGTCGCGCGGGGCGTCGGTTCGCGGGGCGGGCGGGCCGAGCGGTGCGCGGCTGGACCTGCGGGGCGCGGCCGTCCTGACGGCCGCGCTCTTTCTCCTCGTCGTACCGCTGGTGGAGGGCCGCGAGGCGGGCTGGCCGTGGTGGACGTGGCTGAGCCTGGCGGGCTCGGCGCTGGCATTCACCGCGTTCGCGCAGGTCGAGCGGCGTACGGAGGCGGCGGGCGGGGCGCCGCTGATACGGCTGGGCCTGCTGCGCGAGCGGGCGTTCGCGTTGGGGATGGCCCTTGTGCTGCTGGCCTACTCCGGCATCAACTCCTTCTTCCTGGTGCTCTCGCTGACGGTGCAGGACGGCCTCGGGATGAGCCCGCTGGGTGCGGCGCTCGTCTACCTCCCCTTCGCAGCCGCCTTCTTCGCGGGCAGCATGGCCGCGGGCCGGTCCGGACGCTCGACGCTGCCGTCGGGCGTGGCCGTCGCCGCGGTGGGCTTCGCGGTGACCATCGCGGTGACGTGGAGCGCGGGCGCGCACCTGTCCGGGTGGCTGCTGGCCCCGTGCCTGCTCCTGATCGGCGCGGGCTACGGCTTGTTCGTCACCCCGCTGGTGGGCTTCGTCCTCTCCCGCATCGCCCCGGAGGAGACGGGCATGGCCTCGGGCATCCTCTCCACCGGCCAGCAGGTCGGCGGCGCGGTGGGAGTGGCGGTGGTGGGCGTCCTCTACTACGGCACGCTCGGCGGCGCGGAGGGTGCCGTGCCCTACGGCCACGCGCTGGCCGCTGCGCTGGGCTTCGACGTGGCGCTGTGCGGGCTGATCTTCTGGCTGCTACGGGGGTCGGGGCTGCCGGAGCGGCGGTAG
- a CDS encoding helix-turn-helix transcriptional regulator → MDRRRALADFLRSRRERLTPHDAGILPGPRRRTPGLRREEVAQLSGVSVTWYTWLEQARDITVSRQVLHSLARVLLLSPAETRHLFALAEGTPAEAPAALTPALQRLVDALDPHPAYLLAPNWDLVAWNRAEAGLLGDPAGWDPADRNLLRFVFLAPRARDLLDDWPGQARALLEQYRAGADRHAGDPEFGALTRELAERSEEFRTWWDTHDVADFRPARRAFNHPRLGRLSFDYVKLAAADAPGLSLVACLPADDETAGKLPHLGG, encoded by the coding sequence ATGGACCGCCGCCGCGCCCTCGCCGACTTCCTCCGCTCGCGCCGCGAGCGCCTCACCCCGCACGACGCCGGCATCCTCCCCGGCCCCCGCCGCCGCACCCCGGGCCTGCGCCGCGAGGAGGTCGCCCAGCTCTCCGGCGTCAGCGTCACCTGGTACACCTGGCTGGAGCAGGCGCGCGACATCACCGTCAGCCGTCAGGTGCTGCACAGCCTCGCCCGGGTGCTGCTCCTCTCCCCCGCCGAGACCCGGCATCTCTTCGCCCTCGCGGAGGGGACGCCGGCGGAAGCACCCGCCGCCCTCACCCCCGCCCTCCAGCGGCTCGTCGACGCCCTCGATCCCCACCCCGCCTATCTCCTCGCCCCCAACTGGGACCTCGTCGCCTGGAACCGCGCCGAAGCCGGCCTCCTCGGCGACCCCGCCGGCTGGGATCCCGCCGACCGCAACCTCCTCCGGTTCGTCTTCCTCGCACCCCGCGCCCGCGACCTGCTCGACGACTGGCCCGGCCAGGCCCGCGCGCTGCTGGAGCAGTACCGCGCGGGCGCCGACCGGCACGCCGGCGACCCGGAGTTCGGCGCGCTCACCCGCGAGCTGGCGGAGCGCAGCGAGGAGTTCCGCACCTGGTGGGACACGCACGACGTCGCCGACTTCCGGCCCGCCCGGCGCGCGTTCAACCACCCGCGCCTGGGCCGCCTCTCCTTCGACTACGTCAAGCTCGCCGCCGCCGACGCACCGGGCCTCAGCCTGGTCGCGTGCCTGCCGGCGGACGACGAGACCGCCGGCAAGCTTCCGCACCTCGGCGGATGA
- a CDS encoding holo-ACP synthase gives MIVGVGIDVAAIDRFDAALRRTPGLAARLFADGELHLPSGERRGIASLAVRFAAKEAVAKALGAPGNLLWTDAEVTTESSGQPRLVVRGTVAARAEELGVTSWHVSLSHDAGVASAVVIAEK, from the coding sequence ATGATCGTCGGAGTCGGCATCGACGTCGCCGCGATCGACCGCTTCGACGCCGCCCTGAGGCGTACGCCCGGCCTGGCGGCGCGGCTCTTCGCGGACGGGGAGCTGCACCTGCCGAGCGGGGAGCGGCGCGGCATCGCCTCCCTCGCGGTCCGCTTCGCCGCGAAGGAGGCCGTGGCCAAGGCGCTGGGCGCACCCGGGAACCTGCTGTGGACGGACGCCGAGGTGACGACGGAGAGCAGCGGCCAGCCGCGGCTGGTGGTCAGGGGCACGGTCGCGGCGCGGGCCGAGGAGCTCGGGGTGACGTCGTGGCACGTGTCGCTGAGCCATGACGCGGGGGTCGCCTCCGCCGTGGTGATCGCGGAGAAGTAG
- the glmS gene encoding glutamine--fructose-6-phosphate transaminase (isomerizing) — protein MCGIVGYVGGQSALDVVLAGLRRLEYRGYDSAGVAVPADGGLAAAKKAGKLANLEKELSDRPLPSGPTGIGHTRWATHGAPNDVNAHPHLDNPGRVAVVHNGIIENFAELRAELAGRGHALASDTDTEVVAHLLSESFSSCGDLAESMRQVCRRLEGAFTLVAVHADEPDVVVGARRNSPLVVGLGDGESFLASDVAAFIAHTREAVELGQDQVVELRREGVTVTGFDGAPADVRPYHVDWDASAAEKGGYDYFMLKEIAEQPKAVADTLLGRIDAAGTLSLDEVRIPASVLREADKIVIVACGTAYHAGMIAKYAIEHWTRIPCETELASEFRYRDPILDQRTLVIAISQSGETMDTLMALRHAREQGAKVLAICNTNGSTIPRESDAVLYTHAGPEVAVASTKAFLTQLVACYLVALYLGQVRGTKWGDEIVSVIRELSQIAGQVEEVLETMEPVRELARSLADKNTVLFLGRHVGYPVALEGALKLKELAYMHAEGFAAGELKHGPIALIERDLPVVVVVPSPRGRSVLHDKIVSNIQEIRARGARTIVIAERGDEAVRPYADHLIEIPETPVLLQPLVATVPLQVFACELATARGNEVDQPRNLAKSVTVE, from the coding sequence ATGTGCGGAATCGTTGGCTATGTGGGAGGGCAGTCCGCCCTCGATGTCGTATTGGCGGGGCTGCGGCGGCTGGAGTACCGCGGCTATGACTCGGCCGGGGTCGCGGTGCCGGCCGACGGCGGTCTCGCCGCCGCGAAGAAGGCGGGCAAGCTCGCCAACCTGGAGAAGGAGCTGTCCGACCGGCCCCTGCCGTCCGGCCCGACCGGCATCGGCCACACGCGCTGGGCCACGCACGGCGCGCCCAACGACGTCAACGCCCACCCCCACCTGGACAACCCGGGCCGCGTCGCCGTCGTCCACAACGGCATCATCGAGAACTTCGCCGAGCTGCGGGCCGAGCTGGCCGGGCGCGGCCACGCCCTCGCGTCGGACACCGACACCGAGGTCGTCGCGCACCTGCTGTCCGAGTCCTTCTCCTCCTGCGGCGACCTGGCCGAGTCGATGCGCCAGGTCTGCCGCCGGCTGGAGGGCGCGTTCACGCTGGTCGCGGTGCACGCGGACGAGCCGGACGTGGTGGTCGGCGCGCGCCGCAACTCCCCGCTCGTGGTCGGCCTCGGCGACGGCGAGTCCTTCCTCGCCTCCGACGTCGCCGCCTTCATCGCCCACACCCGCGAGGCCGTCGAGCTCGGCCAGGACCAGGTCGTGGAGCTGCGCCGCGAGGGCGTGACCGTCACCGGCTTCGACGGGGCGCCCGCGGACGTCCGTCCGTACCACGTCGACTGGGACGCCTCGGCCGCCGAGAAGGGCGGCTACGACTACTTCATGCTCAAGGAGATCGCCGAGCAGCCGAAGGCCGTCGCGGACACCCTCCTGGGCCGCATCGACGCCGCGGGGACGCTGTCGCTGGACGAGGTGCGGATCCCGGCGTCCGTGCTGCGCGAGGCCGACAAGATCGTCATCGTGGCGTGCGGCACGGCGTACCACGCGGGGATGATCGCCAAGTACGCGATCGAGCACTGGACCCGCATCCCCTGCGAGACGGAGCTGGCCAGCGAGTTCCGCTACCGGGACCCGATCCTGGACCAGCGGACGCTGGTGATCGCCATCAGCCAGTCCGGCGAGACCATGGACACCCTGATGGCCCTGCGGCACGCGCGGGAGCAGGGCGCGAAGGTCCTCGCCATCTGCAACACCAACGGCTCGACGATCCCGCGCGAGTCGGACGCGGTCCTGTACACGCACGCGGGCCCGGAGGTGGCCGTCGCGTCGACGAAGGCGTTCCTGACCCAGCTGGTGGCCTGCTACCTGGTCGCGCTGTACCTGGGCCAGGTGCGCGGCACCAAGTGGGGCGACGAGATCGTCTCCGTGATCCGGGAGCTCTCGCAGATCGCGGGTCAGGTGGAGGAGGTCCTGGAGACCATGGAGCCGGTCCGCGAGCTGGCCCGCTCCCTGGCCGACAAGAACACGGTGCTGTTCCTGGGCCGCCACGTGGGCTACCCCGTGGCCCTGGAGGGCGCGCTGAAGCTCAAGGAGCTCGCGTACATGCACGCGGAGGGCTTCGCGGCGGGCGAGCTCAAGCACGGGCCGATCGCGCTGATCGAGCGCGACCTGCCGGTGGTCGTCGTCGTGCCGTCGCCGCGCGGCCGGTCCGTCCTCCACGACAAGATCGTGTCGAACATCCAGGAGATCCGGGCGCGGGGCGCACGGACGATCGTGATCGCCGAGCGGGGCGACGAGGCGGTGCGGCCGTACGCCGACCACCTCATCGAGATCCCGGAGACGCCGGTGCTGCTGCAGCCGCTGGTGGCCACGGTGCCCCTGCAGGTCTTCGCGTGCGAGCTCGCCACGGCCCGCGGCAACGAGGTCGACCAGCCGCGCAACCTGGCGAAGTCGGTGACCGTCGAATGA